One Luteitalea sp. genomic window, AAGGACGGCGTGATCACGGTCGAAGAGGCCAAGTCGATGGAAACCTCACTCGAGGTCGTCGAAGGCATGCAGTTCGACCGTGGTTATCTCTCGCCCTACTTCGTGACCGATCCTGAGCGCATGGAGGTGGCCATCGAGAACGCGGTCATCCTCATCCACGAGAAGAAGATCAGCTCGATGAAGGACCTCCTGCCGCTGCTCGAGCAGGTGGCCCGTATGGGCAAGCCGCTTCTCATCATTGCCGAGGACATCGAGGGCGAGGCGCTGGCGACGCTGGTCGTCAACAAGCTGCGCGGGACGCTGCAGTGCGCGGCGGTCAAGGCGCCCGGCTTCGGCGATCGGCGCAAGGCCATGCTCGAGGACATCGCGACCCTTACCGGCGGTAAGGCCGTGACGGAGGATCTCGGGATCAAGCTCGAGAACGTCCGCGTCGAGGATCTCGGCACCGCCAAGAAAGTCACGATCGACAAGGACAACACGACCATCATCGAGGGCGGCGGCAGCTCGCAGGCGATCGAGGGTCGAGTCAAGCAGATCCGCGCGCAGGTCGAGGAGACGAGCTCCGACTACGACCGCGAGAAGCTCCAGGAGCGACTTGCGAAGCTGGTCGGCGGCGTCGCCGTCATCAAGGTGGGCGCGGCCACCGAGACCGAGATGAAGGAGAAGAAGGCGCGCGTCGAGGATGCCATGCATGCCACGAAGGCGGCCGTCGAAGAGGGCATCGTGCCGGGCGGTGGTGTCGCGTTGCTGCGCGCGGGCCAAACCCTCGACAGCGTCAAGACCGACAACGACGACCAGCGCGTCGGCATCAACATCGTCAAGCGCTCGGTAGAGGATCCTCTGCGCTGGATCGCGCAGAACGCTGGACAGGAAGGCTCAATCGTCGTCCAGAAGATCAAGGAGTCGAAGGAAGCGAACTTTGGCTTCAACGCCGCCACTGATGTCTACGAGGACCTCGTCAAGGCGGGCGTCATCGATCCGACGAA contains:
- the groL gene encoding chaperonin GroEL, with amino-acid sequence KGRNVVLDKKFGSPTITKDGVTVAKEIELKDSLENMGAQMVREVASKTSDVAGDGTTTATVLAQCIFREGARNVVAGANPMELKRGIEKAVQHLVEQIKKNSKPVSGQAIAQVGTISANGDQAIGTIIAEAMEKVGKDGVITVEEAKSMETSLEVVEGMQFDRGYLSPYFVTDPERMEVAIENAVILIHEKKISSMKDLLPLLEQVARMGKPLLIIAEDIEGEALATLVVNKLRGTLQCAAVKAPGFGDRRKAMLEDIATLTGGKAVTEDLGIKLENVRVEDLGTAKKVTIDKDNTTIIEGGGSSQAIEGRVKQIRAQVEETSSDYDREKLQERLAKLVGGVAVIKVGAATETEMKEKKARVEDAMHATKAAVEEGIVPGGGVALLRAGQTLDSVKTDNDDQRVGINIVKRSVEDPLRWIAQNAGQEGSIVVQKIKESKEANFGFNAATDVYEDLVKAGVIDPTKVVRTALQNASSIASLLLTTEALVSEIPEDKKEAPAGPPGGGMGGMY